From Clavelina lepadiformis chromosome 9, kaClaLepa1.1, whole genome shotgun sequence, the proteins below share one genomic window:
- the LOC143470474 gene encoding uncharacterized protein LOC143470474 isoform X1: protein MLTTLDNKCNSNVERQCHETEDPSPEKELNLFLRSQKQLWPTRKTILFDAMQTVNAFRISLNSRKKTLPSLLVSYNEAGTMKTFIVADSIHFRCNNDSRGVLGYLMQLIGCYYYYYCILLLLTGAGRGRAERPSPPFLSLFSKMTFKKCPIFEFCPLPKIIPAPVIVPALLLRYCNKRYFGNFDCQVTIRIK from the exons ATGCTAACCACGCTAGACAACAAATGTAACAGCAATGTTGAGCGGCAATGCCATGAGACTGAG GATCCATCACCAGAGAAAGAACTTAATCTCTTTTTGAggtcacaaaaacaactttggcCGACCCGCAAAACAATTCTTTTTGATGCAATGCAGACTGTTAAT gcaTTTCGGATTAGTTTAAACTCCAGAAAGAAAACACTGCcaagtttgcttgtttctTATAACGAAGCCGGAACCATGAAAACATTCATTGTTGCTGATTCAATCCACTTCAGATGTAACAACGATTCGAGGGGGGTGTTAGGCTATTTAATGCAACTTATcggttgttattattattattattgtatattattattactcaCGGGTGCCGGAAGAGGAAGGGCAGAGAGGCCATCGcccccttttctttctttattttccaaaatgacaTTCAAAAAGTGTCCTATTTTCGAATTTTGCCCCCTGCCAAAAATAATTCCGGCGCCCGTGATTGTACCTGCCTTGCTGTTGCGCTACTGTAATAAACgctattttggaaattttgactGCCAAGTGACAATACGCATAAAATAG
- the LOC143470472 gene encoding baculoviral IAP repeat-containing protein 7-like, with product MQTDHLTADFPDLESDGRLLRQVTDPPGQQSRYIPPGDPARETYRLSTFKLFPREVQVDVRKLVSAGFYFTGFKDRTKCFSCGQSVQEWEVEDDPKLLRWHRSNCDIINGKDTRNIPIDFILRQFELIPPHGHGNATSSATRPPTSGNPQASADQRKVITNGIGITSNSPMFQTATFRNSSCSTPPPSVVASTIANSHRNLAINLENMNLFPCLNPVNPHMKSEKSCLQTFLDHSSSWPTHRIRTTPRQIANAGMYYLGVRDRVKCWYCNGGLQNWERDDDPWQEHAKWFPLCEFVLQQKGPDYVHGIAFRFPNLRRPTIRNPANPNQLRNIQSGQILRNEHRNGGPEIIDPREEIRSLERKVDGEMSSSELVEQAKLMGFDERTIKTALKRKYETTGYGFSRLENLVESILAMEEESASNRSEEEGLATKKATPSIASGLQEIRRLQEERTCKVCGNEQASAVLIPCGHIACCIGCAENASTCPICRLRVREKVRSFIV from the exons ATGCAAACGGATCACCTTACCGCGGATTTCCCGGATCTAGAAAGTGACGGGAGGTTGTTGAGACAAGTTACAGATCCACCAGGACAACAAAGTCGTTACATTCCACCCG GTGATCCAGCGCGCGAGACCTATCGTCTTTCAACTTTCAAACTATTTCCCAGAGAAGTACAGGTCGATGTTCGTAAGTTGGTTTCTGctggtttttatttcactgGTTTTAAAGACAGGACCAAGTGCTTCAG TTGTGGTCAATCTGTCCAAGAATGGGAAGTCGAAGATGACCCGAAGCTACTCCGATGGCATAGATCCAATTGTGATATCATTAACGGAAAGGATACAAGAAACATACCAATCG ATTTCATTCTTCGTCAATTCGAACTTATTCCACCCCATGGCCATGGAAACGCTACAAGTTCAGCCACACGACCACCAACATCTGGGAATCCACAGGCTTCAGCAGATCAAAGAAAAGTCATTACAAATGGCATTGGTATCACATCAAATTCACCAATGTTTCAAACAGCTACATTTAGAAATTCTTCGTGCTCCACCCCTCCACCTAGTGTGGTTGCGTCCACCATCGCGAATTCACATAGAAATCTTGCAATTAATTTGGAGAACATGAACTTGTTTCCATGTTTGAATCCGGTAAATCCTCACATGAAGAGCGAGAAATCTTGTCTCCAAACTTTCCTTGATCACTCGTCATCGTGGCCTACTCATAGGATTCGCACAACTCCCAGACAAATTGCAAACGCAGGAATGTATTACTTGG GTGTAAGAGATCGTGTAAAATGTTGGTATTGCAATGGAGGATTACAAAATTGGGAGAGAGATGACGATCCATGGCAAGAGCACGCCAAGTGGTTTCCATT GTGCGAGTTTGTTCTTCAACAAAAAGGTCCAGATTATGTTCATGGGATCGCCTTTCGATTCCCCAATCTAAGAAGACCGACAATTCGGAATCCAGCAAATCCAAATCAACTCAGGAATATTCAATCAGGACAAAT tttaCGAAACGAACATCGAAATGGTGGCCCTGAAATCATCGATCCCAGGGAAGAGATAAGATCTCTAGAGAGGAAAGTTGACGGAGAGATGTCTTCGTCTGAACTGGTGGAGCAAGCAAAACTAATGGGATTCGACGAAAGAACGATAAAAACTGCTTTGAAAAG GAAATATGAAACCACTGGTTATGGATTTTCTAGGCTTGAAAATCTCGTTGAGTCTATTCTTGCGATGGAGGAAGAATCTGCTTCCAATAGATCTGAAGAAGAAGGATTGGCAACAAAGAAAGCAACTCCTTCAATAGCATCTGGACTTCAAGAGATTCGTCGTTTACAGGAGGAAAGAACGTGTAAAGTTTGTGGCAACGAACAAGCGAGTGCTGTTCTTATTCCATGCGGACATATTGCTTGTTGTATTGGTTGCGCTGAAAACGCATCGACTTGTCCCATTTGTCGTTTGCGAGTTCGAGAAAAAGTCCgatcttttattgtttaa
- the LOC143470759 gene encoding uncharacterized protein LOC143470759: MHKSPGAEFVASLNTVQEWYIINTASFPHPIHIHVNNFQVISYNNYTGPIGATVMGNKVFFNQNKQQCDRQYENFPKSIQAMLPDYDYNQWLKYRGHAQRWRDMESHPNGTLGYSPSGIFHDVILVPPFSNITIRFQTDRFIGTVVIHCHILYHEDHGMMMVTKIVPDGANTTGAHIKSGDAYPGQCSKCDPFPFNEVVGECSGSRRKHFNIIILIFALGVQSLRGKLDVDQVESIVGVKNHLFVFRECFASLTEVFAMELSDAVCHDPFYDEPEHR, encoded by the exons ATGCATAAATCACCGGGAGCAGA ATTTGTGGCGAGCTTAAACACTGTTCAGGAATGGTACATCATCAATACTGCTTCGTTTCCCCATCCAATTCATATTCACGTGAATAATTTTCAG gTCATCAGTTACAATAACTACACTGGACCAATTGGAGCCACCGTGATGGGcaacaaagtattttttaatcagaataaacaacaatgtgATCGCCAGTACGAAAACTTCCCCAAAA gcATACAGGCTATGTTACCTGATTATGATTATAACCAATGGTTGAAGTATCGAGGCCATGCTCAGCGCTGGAGAGATATGGAAAGTCATCCTAATGGAACTTTGGGCTATTCACCAAGTGGAATTTTCCATGACGTAATTCTTGTCCCACCGTTTAGTAATATTACG ATTCGATTCCAAACGGATCGTTTTATTGGTACCGTGGTCATTCACTGTCATATTCTATATCACGAAGATCACGGTATGATGATGGTTACAAAGATCGTACCAGACG gAGCCAATACTACTGGCGCACACATTAAGTCCGGCGATGCTTATCCAGGGCAGTGCAGCAAATGCGACCCGTTTCCATTCAACGAAGTTGTTGGAGAATGTTCAGGATCAAGGAGGAAACATTTCAACATCATCATCTTG ATATTTGCGCTTGGAGTTCAGTCCTTGCGTGGTAAACTTGACGTCGACCAGGTTGAAAGCATAGTCGGAGTGAAGAATCATCTCTTTGTATTCCGCGAATGTTTTGCCAGTTTGACCGAGGTCTTTGCAATGGAACTTTCTGATGCTGTTTGTCATGACCCCTTCTATGATGAACCCGAGCACCGATAG
- the LOC143470760 gene encoding uncharacterized protein LOC143470760, protein MINLVIHLFLFSIALASVEYLNQSGSAADLPASCKQIKLAGRSHGNVIYYIRDSNMISYPVYCDMTLGSGGWTLVASIHENKIRNTGGEVFSEPAEYDAVNGALNLKLPVQMKDFKVEWLTMVRRTYNGEIPAPTWKIRKGDRVNLKLVNNLELPQKVLPLNKFRLPNTTNIHTHGLHISGEEPQDNVFVDVGPGQSYNYYYQINEDQPAGTFWYHPHLHGNTLFQVL, encoded by the exons ATGATCAATCTCGTGATACATTTATTCCTTTTCTCCATTGCTTTGGCAAGTG TGGAATATCTCAATCAATCGGGTTCTGCTGCTGACCTGCCTGCAAGCTGCAAACAAATCAAGCTTGCAGGACGTAGTCACGGAAACGTGATTTACTACATCCGAGACTCCAACATGATTTCTTACCCCGTTTATTGCGACATGACTCTAGGCAGCGGAGGCTGGACTTTGGTGGCTTCCATCCACGAAAACAAAATCCGGAACACCG GTGGAGAAGTCTTTTCGGAACCAGCAGAATATGACGCCGTCAATGGAGCTCTGAATTTGAAATTGCCAGTACAAATGAAAGACTTTAAAGTGGAATGGCTAACAATGGTACGAAGAACGTATAATGGAGAAATACCGGCACCCACTTGGAAAATAAGGAAAGGTGACCgcgtaaatttaaaattg GTTAATAATTTGGAACTCCCACAGAAAGTGCTTCCCTTAAACAAGTTTAGGCTTCCTAACACCACTAACATCCATACCCACGGTCTTCACATCAGCGGAGAG GAGCCTCAAGATAATGTCTTCGTTGATGTGGGACCTGGACAGAGCTACAACTACTACTACCAAATAAACGAGGATCAACCGGCCGGGACCTTTTGGTATCATCCTCACCTTCACGGCAACACTTTGTTTCAGGTTCtttaa
- the LOC143471201 gene encoding uncharacterized protein LOC143471201 produces the protein MSKTSALKPAKLEVDINCETASKSWKHWKRTFDNFLAELAREQTSTAPPINKLQLLTNFVSAEIFEFIEDCNTYDSAVEILQNLLVKKPNEIFARHLLATRKQQPSESPTQFMQTLQILSKNCQCKDVTAEQYRKELCRDAFINGLASPSIRQRLLENTTLSLESAVDQANALDMASKNASAYNMHSTTCSSASTSPQSLHSKNEIENRGELETTTYIAASFKKKKCYFCGYDFHDRRSCPARNLTCNKCGKIGHFLKVCKSKYPSKTVATVAKATPTLCAIYPHNLLEAALMISIRDQNLCALVDSGSSDNYINAVTAKSLNLPITPTRQEVSMAQSNLRCAMLGSCTTNIVVNNRKYENVQFGVMDNLCSDVILGQAFQKRHNRLIIKYGGIEEDFTLSKSIVCALPAATIAMETLFPQLPKSCKPIAVKSRRYSKPDEQFIREEINKMQDDDVIELSRSPWRAQIVVVRTEGKTRMCVDYSQTINLYTHVDAYPFPRIDDLINKLAKYSVFSKFDLKSAYHQIPILETDRVYTAFEANGKLWQYKRIPYGVTNGGINFQRAIDRIIDEENLNDAFAYQDDVTVCGRTQQEHDDNVQKLLTVFKRRNLTFNESKTVKSVSQINVLGYQVQHKTIKPDPDRLQPLQEYPLPQNKKALQRLLGFLSYYSKWIPRFSDKVKPLTTVQSFPLSEEAEQAFHQLLTELATTSLQSIDETTPFVVECDASDVAVSASLNQGGRPVAFMSRMLHGSELKYPAIEKEATAIIEATRKWKDLLQRQSFELVTDQRSVAYMLDNRRRTKIKNNKIQTWRLELASLNYSIRYRPGKMNPVADCLSRSTSASIYQPSQLEDIHNNLGHPGVTRMLHFIRMKNLPFSTDEIRKVCSNCKICAENKPRFYRPPQMALIKATKPMERISIDFKGPIPSSSKNKYILTIIDEYSRFPFAVPCPNMNSTTVIQGLNQLFTLTGLPSYIHSDRGPSLISHELRTHLRNLGIATSSSTPYHPTGNSQVERYNGIIWKTLTLILKSRKLPLPQWELVLPEALHSIRSLLCTASNVTPHQRFFSFDRRSTSGPSIPSWLIAPNKVYLRRFVRNSKYDPLVDEVELIDTNPTYARVRRPDGQESTVSLNDLSPCPQEAPNRNEIPVTENFISSPSPNIEVQNDAPVTDEPEIENMPTERNLRRSSRTNKGVPPPRYGEQ, from the coding sequence ATGTCTAAAACAAGTGCGCTGAAACCTGCCAAACTAGAAGTTGACATCAACTGCGAAACCGCCAGCAAATCATGGAAACATTGGAAAAGAACGTTTGATAACTTCCTAGCTGAACTTGCGCGAGAACAAACTTCTACAGCTCCTCCCATCAACAAACTTCAACTATTGACGAATTTCGTGTCGGCGGAGATATTTGAATTCATAGAAGATTGCAATACGTACGACTCTGCTGTTGAAATCCTACAAAATTTACTCGTCAAGAAACCGAACGAAATCTTTGCTCGCCACTTATTGGCAACGAGAAAGCAGCAACCAAGCGAGTCCCCAACGCAGTTTATGCAAACGTTGCAAATACTCAGCAAAAACTGCCAGTGCAAAGATGTGACTGCGGAACAATATCGCAAAGAACTCTGTAGAGATGCATTTATTAACGGTCTCGCATCTCCCTCGATCCGTCAAAGACTTCTAGAGAATACAACCCTTTCTCTCGAATCAGCAGTAGACCAAGCAAATGCGTTAGACATGGCAAGCAAGAATGCCTCCGCATACAACATGCACAGCACAACATGCTCATCGGCCTCCACAAGCCCGCAAAGTCTTCatagtaaaaatgaaatagaGAATCGAGGAGAGCTCGAGACAACGACGTACATCGCAGCTTCtttcaagaagaaaaagtgctATTTTTGCGGTTATGACTTTCATGACAGGAGATCTTGTCCAGCGCGAAATCTCACGTGCAACAAATGTGGGAAAATTGGACATTTCCTGAAGGTATGTAAAAGTAAATACCCTTCGAAAACCGTCGCTACAGTAGCGAAAGCTACACCGACCTTGTGCGCAATTTATCCGCACAACCTACTTGAAGCGGCGCTAATGATATCAATACGTGATCAAAACCTATGCGCTCTGGTTGACTCTGGAAGTTCCGATAACTACATCAATGCCGTCACCGCAAAATCACTGAATCTTCCAATAACCCCAACACGCCAAGAAGTATCTATGGCACAAAGCAACTTAAGATGTGCAATGTTAGGTTCCTGCACAACCAACATCGTCGTTAACAACCGCAAATACGAAAACGTTCAATTCGGAGTCATGGACAACTTATGCAGCGACGTGATCTTAGGTCAAGCATTCCAGAAACGGCATAATCGGCTTATAATCAAATATGGTGGTATTGAGGAAGACTTTACCTTATCCAAATCCATAGTCTGTGCTTTACCAGCGGCCACTATTGCAATGGAAACCTTATTTCCACAGTTACCAAAATCTTGCAAACCTATTGCAGTCAAATCACGGCGGTATAGCAAACCCGACGAACAATTTATTCGagaagaaatcaacaaaatgcaAGATGATGATGTAATTGAACTCAGTCGGTCTCCGTGGCGAGCACAGATAGTAGTTGTTCGCACTGAAGGAAAAACCCGAATGTGTGTCGACTACTCGCAAACGATTAACCTCTACACTCACGTAGACGCATATCCATTTCCAAGAATAGATGACCTGATAAATAAACTTGCAAAGTATTCCGTCTTCTCAAAATTCGACTTGAAATCTGCATATCATCAGATTCCGATATTGGAAACCGACCGTGTCTACACAGCGTTTGAAGCCAATGGCAAGTTATGGCAATACAAAAGAATTCCATATGGTGTCACAAACGGAGGGATCAACTTCCAGAGAGCAATTGACCGCATCATTGATGAAGAAAATCTGAACGACGCTTTCGCATACCAAGATGACGTCACGGTCTGTGGCAGGACACAACAAGAACACGACGACAATGTCCAAAAACTGCTTACCGTATTCAAACGCCGAAACTTAACATTCAATGAAAGCAAGACTGTCAAATCGGTTTCGCAAATCAACGTTCTTGGTTACCAAgtccaacacaaaacaatcaaaccaGATCCTGACCGACTACAGCCGCTTCAAGAATATCCTCTCCCACAGAACAAAAAGGCTCTACAACGCCTTCTTGGCTTCTTGTCTTACTATTCGAAGTGGATTCCACGGTTTTCCGACAAAGTGAAACCACTAACGACAGTCCAGTCCTTTCCCCTCAGTGAAGAGGCGGAGCAAGCGTTTCACCAGCTCCTAACGGAACTGGCCACCACCTCATTACAATCCATTGATGAGACTACGCCATTTGTTGTTGAGTGCGACGCTTCAGATGTTGCTGTATCAGCATCTCTAAATCAAGGTGGACGACCGGTCGCTTTCATGTCACGTATGTTGCACGGAAGTGAATTGAAGTATCCAGCTATAGAAAAAGAAGCGACGGCAATCATCGAAGCTACTCGGAAGTGGAAAGATCTTTTACAACGCCAAAGCTTCGAACTAGTAACTGACCAGCGATCAGTAGCTTACATGCTTGACAATCGTCGTCGcacgaaaatcaaaaacaataaaatccaaacttgGCGCTTGGAACTTGCCTCTCTTAATTACTCAATTCGCTACCGTCCTGGCAAAATGAATCCGGTCGCAGACTGTCTCTCAAGATCAACCAGCGCCTCTATCTATCAACCAAGTCAACTAGAAGACATCCATAATAACCTGGGCCATCCTGGAGTCACCAGAATGTTGCACTTTATTCGCATGAAGAATTTACCCTTTTCAACCGACGAAATACGGAAAGTATGTTCGAACTGTAAGATATGCGCTGAAAATAAACCACGATTTTACAGACCTCCCCAGATGGCGTTAATAAAAGCTACAAAGCCAATGGAACGAATTAGCATCGACTTCAAAGGACCGATACCTTCATCATCTAAGAACAAGTATATCTTAACCATAATCGACGAGTACTCACGATTTCCATTCGCTGTGCCGTGTCCAAACATGAACTCGACAACAGTGATTCAGGGACTGAATCAACTGTTTACCCTCACTGGATTACCCAGTTATATTCACTCTGACCGTGGACCCTCTCTTATATCACACGAACTTCGCACTCACCTTCGAAACTTGGGAATTGCAACAAGTTCATCAACCCCATATCACCCCACTGGAAATTCCCAAGTGGAGAGATACAACGGTATCATCTGGAAAACACTTACGCTAATACTCAAGTCAAGGAAACTCCCATTACCCCAGTGGGAACTAGTGTTACCTGAAGCCTTGCATTCTATAAGGTCGCTGCTCTGCACGGCATCAAACGTGACACCTCACCAAAGATTTTTCTCCTTTGACCGACGCTCTACCTCGGGACCTTCAATACCATCGTGGCTGATCGCTCCCAATAAAGTGTACCTCCGACGTTTTGTACGCAACAGCAAATACGATCCCTTGGTAGACGAAGTTGAATTGATAGATACAAATCCAACGTATGCACGCGTCCGACGGCCAGACGGACAGGAATCTACAGTGTCTTTGAACGATCTCTCACCATGCCCTCAAGAAGCGCCAAACAGGAACGAAATACCCGTcacagaaaattttataaGCAGCCCTTCACCAAACATTGAAGTTCAAAACGATGCTCCTGTCACGGACGAACCAGAAATAGAGAACATGCCGACAGAAAGAAATCTTCGCCGATCAAGCCGAACCAACAAAGGGGTACCTCCACCCCGTTATGGCGAACAGTGA
- the LOC143470808 gene encoding intelectin-1a-like, translating to MINLVIHLFFFSNALAVEYLNLSGSAADLPASCKQIKLAGRSHGNGIYYIRDSNMILYPVYCDMTLDSGGWTLVASIHENNIRNTGRCQTGDRWSSESGKEINAKVGADNWSNYNTFGHVASATSDDYKNQAYFDVQARDVMIWQVPNDTPLVEYDSASYLQYRTTNGFLKDYGGNLYNLYNSYYPIVSGRYTYQSDHGPAVFVTYDKGNAEEAVSYYGTTVQGYVDPGFIQFRAINSFQNAYAMCLSGKLLGSFTQAGMACIGSTADNYYSNNCGDFAGLAYDGYGTGKGYNAKLELLESTFLIFYR from the exons ATGATCAATCTCGTGATacatttattctttttctCCAATGCTTTGGCAG TGGAATATCTCAATCTATCGGGTTCTGCTGCTGACCTGCCTGCAAGCTGCAAACAAATCAAGCTTGCAGGACGTAGTCACGGAAACGGGATTTACTACATTCGAGACTCCAACATGATTTTATACCCCGTTTATTGCGACATGACTCTTGACAGCGGAGGCTGGACTTTGGTGGCTTCCATCCACGAAAATAACATCCGGAACACCGGTAGATGCCAAACAGGAGACCGATGGTCCAGCGAAAGTGGAAAGGAAATAAACGCGAAAGTTGGTGCTGATAACTGGTCCAATTACAACACGTTTGGTCACGTTGCCTCGGCAACTAGTGACGACTATAAAAATCAAGCTTACTTTGATGTTCAAGCGCGTGACGTCATGATTTGGCAAGTACCCAACGATACACCGCTTGTAGAATACGATTCAGCATCTTATCTACAATACCGCACTACTAACGGCTTCCTTAAAGATTATGGTGGAAATTTGTATAATTTGTACAACTCATACTATCCTATTGTTTCTGGCCGTTACACTTACCAATCTGACCATGGCCCAGCGGTGTTTGTGACGTACGACAAAGGCAACGCCGAGGAAGCTGTCAGTTATTATGGTACAACAGTTCAAGGATATGTAGACCCTGGTTTCATTCAG ttcAGAGCGATCAATTCCTTCCAGAATGCTTATGCTATGTGTCTGTCTGGGAAATTACTTGGCTCCTTCACTCAAGCCGGTATGGCTTGTATCGGGTCAACGGCTGATAATTATTACAGCAACAATTGTGGTGATTTTGCTGGATTGGCCTATGATGGATATGGCACAGGGAAAGGTTACAACGCAAAATTAGAGCTTCTTGAATCTACTTTCTTGATTTTTTATCGTTAG
- the LOC143470766 gene encoding multicopper oxidase mco-like yields MRGVVVIYLLLAICQCNVGVTSEECSESQPCPFVGGDPFNFSRSGPISDLVSSDGFLEVDLTVAVNQVVIEWLTLFRRTYNGGFPGPVWRFKPGDTVMVNLINTLEYPDSNNSFNKLRLANTTNLHTHGLHISSEQPQDDVFIHVNPEETFTYEYQIDSQQPAGTYWYHPHVHGSTLFHVHSGMAGMIIVEDDPDPSITPQHLLDVSCPDNCHHEVRLLFQPTLLYADNYFPSFPFIQEDIHDNVLFQMSDTLKDCLKNNGVDYFTTNGQLWPEITFQAGQVKRFRMVNAGGNAVLIPQITDTNGTIAEGCTVYQIALDGIYFDSATPPRLGKTMLVPSAKSDWLVVCNIPGTYELRSEKSPDDDVSMGGMSQYQGKLLTIKINGTQISTVIPISLPAKQSFVSDFRNLTEDEVTGRFVIEVGPDLTLNRERFQSKTNFRFVASLNTVQEWYIINTASFPHPIHIHVNNFQVISYNNYTGPIGATVMGNKVFFNQNKQQCDRQYENFPKSEQAMLPDYDYNQWLKYRGHAQRWRDMESHPNGTLGYSPSGIFQDVILVPPFSNITIRFQTDRFIGTVVIHCHILYHEDHGMMMVTKIVPAGANTTGAHIKSGDAYPGQCSKCDPFPFNEVVGECSGSRRKHFNIIILVTGVLTTFILFIVTE; encoded by the exons ATGAGGGGCGTGGTCGTCATTTACCTACTTTTAGCAATATGTCAGTGCAATGTTGGAGTCACATCGGAAGAGTGTTCTGAGAGCCAACCTTGCCCATTTGTGG GGGGCGATCCGTTCAACTTTTCTCGTTCGGGACCAATTTCGGATCTTGTGTCGTCTGATGGGTTTTTGGAAGTGGACTTGACTGTAGCAGTAAACCAGGTAGTTATAGAGTGGTTAACTTTGTTCAGAAGAACATACAATGGAGGCTTCCCGGGTCCAGTGTGGCGTTTTAAACCTGGTGACACAGTGATGGTAAATTTG ATAAATACATTGGAATATCCTGACAGCAATAACAGTTTTAATAAGCTAAGGTTGGCCAACACCACAAACTTGCATACGCATGGACTGCATATCAGTAGCGAG CAACCTCAGGATGACGTTTTTATCCACGTAAACCCAGAGGAAACTTTCACTTATGAATACCAAATCGATTCACAACAACCAGCTGGTACCTATTGGTACCATCCTCATGTTCACGGAAGCACCTTGTTTCAC GTACACAGCGGGATGGCGGGCATGATCATCGTGGAAGATGATCCTGATCCCTCCATAACTCCTCAGCATCTCCTGGATGTCTCGTGCCCAGACAATTGTCATCATGAAGTGAGACTCCTGTTCCAACCGACTTTACTCTACGCCGATAATTACTTTCCAAGCTTTCCGTTTATCCAAGAGGATATTCACGACAACGTTTTATTTCA GATGAGCGACACATTAAAAGACTGCCTAAAAAACAATGGGGTTGATTATTTTACCACCAACGGACAACTTTGGCCCGAAATAACTTTTCAAGCTGGTCAAGTGAAAAGATTCAG GATGGTTAACGCCGGTGGCAATGCTGTGCTTATTCCTCAAATTACGGACACTAACGGCACTATTGCTGAAGGGTGTACTGTTTACCAAATTGCATTGGATGGAATTTATTTTGATTCGGCAACACCTCCACGACTTGGTAAAACAATGCTTGTTCCATCGGCAAAAAGTGACTGGCTGGTAGTCTGCAACATCCCTGGAACCTACGAA CTGAGATCAGAAAAATCACCTGATGACGATGTATCAATGGGAGGTATGTCGCAATACCAAGGCAAGCTCCTGACTATAAAAATCAATGGAACACAAATCTCAACTGTCATACCGATATCGCTTCCCGCAAAACAATCTTTTGTGTCTGATTTTCGAAACCTGACGGAAGACGAA GTAACTGGACGATTTGTTATCGAAGTTGGACCAGATTTGACGTTGAACAGGGAAAGATTTCAgtcgaaaacaaattttag ATTTGTGGCGAGCTTAAACACTGTTCAGGAATGGTACATCATCAATACTGCTTCGTTTCCCCATCCAATTCATATTCACGTGAATAATTTTCAG gTCATCAGTTACAATAACTACACTGGACCAATTGGAGCCACCGTGATGGGcaacaaagtattttttaatcagaataaacaacaatgtgATCGCCAGTACGAAAACTTCCCCAAAA GCGAACAGGCTATGTTACCTGATTATGATTATAACCAATGGTTGAAGTATCGAGGCCATGCGCAGCGCTGGAGAGATATGGAAAGTCATCCTAATGGAACTTTGGGCTATTCACCAAGTGGAATTTTCCAGGACGTAATTCTTGTCCCACCGTTTAGTAATATTACG ATTCGATTCCAAACGGATCGTTTTATTGGTACCGTGGTCATTCACTGTCATATTCTATATCACGAAGATCACGGTATGATGATGGTTACAAAGATCGTACCAGCCG gGGCCAATACTACTGGCGCACACATTAAGTCCGGCGATGCTTATCCAGGGCAGTGCAGCAAATGCGACCCGTTTCCATTCAACGAGGTTGTTGGAGAATGCTCAGGATCAAGGAGGAAACATTTCAACATCATCATCTTGGTGACAGGTGTCCTGACCACCTTTATTCTTTTCATTGTCACTGAATAA